The following are from one region of the Mixophyes fleayi isolate aMixFle1 chromosome 7, aMixFle1.hap1, whole genome shotgun sequence genome:
- the LOC142097302 gene encoding calcium-binding protein 5-like isoform X1 yields the protein MGNTGNHNHFIHMESVPKAVGAVSRFRRKLAVTDPELALPVLTLGTGMQGLGPACIFLRKGIAEKQGYRELGTDEIEELREAFVEFDKDKDGYITCKDLGNLMRIMGYMPTEMELIELSQQINMNLGGRVDFQDFVDLMTPKLLEETAGMIGVKELRDAFKEFDANGDGEITLDELQQAMQRLLGEKLTTSEIADVVREADLNGDGTVDFEEFVRMMSR from the exons ATGGGAAATACAGGGAACCACAACCACTTCATTCATATGGAGAGCGTGCCAAAA GCGGTGGGAGCGGTGTCACGGTTCCGCCGGAAATTGGCGGTGACGGATCCAGAGTTGGCATTACCGGTTCTAACGCTGGGTACCGGCATGCAGGGACTGGGACCAGCCTGTATCTTTCTCCGTAAGGGCATTGCCGAGAAGCAGGGG TACCGGGAACTGGGAACTGACGAGATTGAAG AACTACGTGAGGCCTTTGTGGAGTTTGACAAGGACAAGGATGGGTACATCACCTGCAAGGACCTGGGGAACCTGATGAGGATCATGGGATACATGCCGACTGAGATGGAACTTATAGAACTGTCTCAGCAGATCAACATGAACC TTGGTGGTCGGGTGGATTTTCAGGACTTTGTCGACCTGATGACTCCAAAGCTCCTGGAAGAGACGGCGGGGATGATCGGAGTGAAGGAACTCCGAGATGCCTTCAAAGAG TTTGATGCCAACGGAGATGGAGAGATCACTTTGGACGAACTACAGCAAGCCATGCAAAGGCTTCTGGGAGAGAAACTGACAACTAGCGAGATCGCTGACGTAGTGAGAGAGGCCGATCTGAATGGAGACGGCACAGTGGATTTTGAAG AGTTTGTGCGAATGATGTCACGCTGA
- the LOC142097302 gene encoding calcium-binding protein 5-like isoform X2 translates to MQGLGPACIFLRKGIAEKQGYRELGTDEIEELREAFVEFDKDKDGYITCKDLGNLMRIMGYMPTEMELIELSQQINMNLGGRVDFQDFVDLMTPKLLEETAGMIGVKELRDAFKEFDANGDGEITLDELQQAMQRLLGEKLTTSEIADVVREADLNGDGTVDFEEFVRMMSR, encoded by the exons ATGCAGGGACTGGGACCAGCCTGTATCTTTCTCCGTAAGGGCATTGCCGAGAAGCAGGGG TACCGGGAACTGGGAACTGACGAGATTGAAG AACTACGTGAGGCCTTTGTGGAGTTTGACAAGGACAAGGATGGGTACATCACCTGCAAGGACCTGGGGAACCTGATGAGGATCATGGGATACATGCCGACTGAGATGGAACTTATAGAACTGTCTCAGCAGATCAACATGAACC TTGGTGGTCGGGTGGATTTTCAGGACTTTGTCGACCTGATGACTCCAAAGCTCCTGGAAGAGACGGCGGGGATGATCGGAGTGAAGGAACTCCGAGATGCCTTCAAAGAG TTTGATGCCAACGGAGATGGAGAGATCACTTTGGACGAACTACAGCAAGCCATGCAAAGGCTTCTGGGAGAGAAACTGACAACTAGCGAGATCGCTGACGTAGTGAGAGAGGCCGATCTGAATGGAGACGGCACAGTGGATTTTGAAG AGTTTGTGCGAATGATGTCACGCTGA